The DNA segment GCGTCGTACATGGACGGCACCGGGCGCCCCACAGCGGACATCGCGAAGGTCCTGGACGACCTGCGCGTCTACTGAGGGGCCCCTGTGCACGTCTTCGTCACGCCCAAGGCGCAGGACAAGCTTCCCGCGCTCTCCGTCACTCTCGGGGACCTCGAGCGCGTGATCGCGCAGGGCCCCAAGCGCCAGATCGAGCCCGACGGCCCCGTGAGCGCGGTCCTTCGCGACCTCGAGGTCGTCTACCGGGCCGAAGGCGACGACGTGCTCGTCCTCGACGTCGTGCGCCGCCAGGCGCCCGGCGTGCGGGGGACAAGCAGCCCGTTCTAGCGGGCAGCCCCGCCGGCGAGTGGCCCGAAAGGGTGATTCGCCCGCGCGCCGTCTCCTTTCCCGATGTCCGTCCTCCCCGAGGCCGAAGTGCAGAAGCGCCTGCCCGAGCTTCCCGGCTGGAAGCTCGTCGACGGCGCGCTCGAGAAGAAGTGGAAGTTCGGCAGCCAGTTCCTCGATGGCATCGAGTTCGTGAACGACGTGGCCGAGATCGCCGAGGAGATGAACCACCACCCCGACATCGGCATCCACTGGACCGAGGTCACGCTGCGCATCTGGACGCACGACGAGGGAGGCATCACCGAGCGGGACGTCGAGCTCGCCCGGACGATCGAGAAAGAGATCGGATAGGGTCCCGGGCACTAGATTCAAGAACAGGGCCGCCTTATTCCCGTCCGGAATTCTCCGTGCCCAACGGAAAGCCCAAGCTCAACGTGAACACGGGGCGCGAATACTTCGAGGCCCATGCGCTCGAGTGGGACGAGCTTCGGCGGTCCTACTACAGCGACGCCGTGGCCGAGGACGTTCTCCGGCGCGCGATCGACGGAAAGATCCTCGACGTGGGCTGCGGCACGGGCTTCCTGCTGCTGCGGGCGCTCGACGACAAGCGCTTCACGAAGGTCTACGGCGTGGACTTCAGCCACTCGATGCTCGAGCGCCTGAAGGACGAGGCGTGGGGCAAGCGATCCCCGAGCCTTCGCCTGGCCGACGCCAACACGCGCCTGCCCTTCCCCGAGAAGACCTTCGATTCGGTCGTGAGCAACATGTTCCTCCACCACCTCGAGTACCCGGCCGCGGGCATCTACGAGATGGCAAGAGTGCTGCGGCCCGGCGGCCGGCTTGTGCTCGCCGACCTTCGCGAGCACGCGCACGAGTGGTTCCGCGACGAGATGGCCGACCGCTGGCTTGGCTTCAAGGAGCCCGACGTGCGCGAGTGGATGGCCGACGCGAACCTCGACAACGTGCAGATCGAGAGCAATAAGGAGTGCTGCGTGAGCATCTCCTCGAAGACGGGCGAGCCCTCGGCGGTGGAGATCTTCATCGCCCAGGGCGACAAGAAGCCCTGACCGT comes from the Candidatus Thermoplasmatota archaeon genome and includes:
- a CDS encoding 4a-hydroxytetrahydrobiopterin dehydratase, with the protein product MSVLPEAEVQKRLPELPGWKLVDGALEKKWKFGSQFLDGIEFVNDVAEIAEEMNHHPDIGIHWTEVTLRIWTHDEGGITERDVELARTIEKEIG
- a CDS encoding methyltransferase domain-containing protein; translated protein: MPNGKPKLNVNTGREYFEAHALEWDELRRSYYSDAVAEDVLRRAIDGKILDVGCGTGFLLLRALDDKRFTKVYGVDFSHSMLERLKDEAWGKRSPSLRLADANTRLPFPEKTFDSVVSNMFLHHLEYPAAGIYEMARVLRPGGRLVLADLREHAHEWFRDEMADRWLGFKEPDVREWMADANLDNVQIESNKECCVSISSKTGEPSAVEIFIAQGDKKP